The following proteins are encoded in a genomic region of Equus quagga isolate Etosha38 unplaced genomic scaffold, UCLA_HA_Equagga_1.0 HiC_scaffold_595_RagTag, whole genome shotgun sequence:
- the LOC124232425 gene encoding late histone H2B.L4-like has protein sequence MAEPGSEPSSEESLGTTEPTEADPKSLKQKQPRRRRRRCRRCRCLDSFATYFPRVLRQVHEGLSLSQEAVSVLDSFAKDIFERIAGEAALLARSTKRSTISSREIQTAVRLLLPGDLAKHAVAEGTKALIRYISRR, from the coding sequence CCTCGGCACCACGGAACCCACAGAAGCCGACCCGAAGAGCCTGAAGCAGAAGCAGCCaaggcgccgccgccgccgctgccgccgctgccgctgccTCGACAGTTTCGCCACCTATTTCCCCAGGGTTCTGAGGCAGGTTCACGAGGGCCTGAGCCTGTCTCAGGAGGCCGTGAGCGTCCTGGATTCGTTCGCGAAGGACATCTTCGAGCGCATCGCCGGCGAGGCCGCGCTCCTGGCCCGCTCCACCAAGCGCTCCACCATCTCGTCCAGAGAGATCCAGACCGCCGTGCGCCTGCTGCTGCCGGGGGACCTTGCCAAGCACGCCGTGGCCGAGGGCACCAAGGCCCTCATCAGATACATCAGCCGCCGCTGA